The Panicum hallii strain FIL2 chromosome 9, PHallii_v3.1, whole genome shotgun sequence genome has a window encoding:
- the LOC112874571 gene encoding splicing factor 3B subunit 6-like protein, with product MAAVGLRKGNARLPPEVNRVLYVRNLPFNISSEEMYDIFGKYGAIRQIRLGNAKDTRGTAYVVYEDIYDAKNAVDHLSGFNVANRYLIVLYYQPAKMSNKSDVKKKEEEITRLQEKYGLGSKTPGPGSSD from the coding sequence atggcggcggtgggCCTGCGGAAGGGGAACGCGCGTCTCCCGCCGGAGGTGAACCGGGTGCTCTACGTGCGGAACCTGCCCTTCAACATCTCGAGCGAGGAGATGTACGATATCTTCGGCAAGTACGGCGCCATCCGGCAGATCCGGCTGGGCAATGCCAAGGACACGCGCGGCACCGCCTACGTCGTCTACGAGGACATCTACGACGCCAAGAACGCCGTCGACCACCTCTCCGGCTTCAACGTCGCCAACCGCTACCTCATCGTGCTCTACTACCAGCCCGCCAAGATGTCCAATAAGTCCGAcgtcaagaagaaggaggaggagatcACCAGGCTCCAGGAGAAGTACGGACTCGGGTCCAAGACTCCCGGCCCCGGCTCCAGCGACTGA
- the LOC112874570 gene encoding peptidyl-prolyl cis-trans isomerase CYP22 produces MASTGGAAISAGPTPPSATATSVEWHQRPPNPKNPVVFFDVTIGSIPAGRIKMELFADIAPKTAENFRQFCTGEHRKNGLPQGFKGCQFHRVIKDFMIQGGDFLKNDGTGCISIYGTKFDDENFIAKHTGPGLLSMANSGANSNGSQFFITCAKCDWLDNKHVVFGRVLGDGLLVVRKIENVATGPNNRPKLACIISECGEM; encoded by the exons ATGGCGTCCACCGGCGGAGCGGCCATCTCGGCGGGGCCCACGCCGCCGTCGGCAACTGCGACGTCGGTGGAGTGGCACCAGCGGCCGCCGAACCCGAAGAACCCGGTGGTGTTCTTCGACGTCACCATCGGGTCCATCCCTGCCGGCCGCATCAAGATGGAGCTCTTCGCCGACATCGCCCCCAAAACCGCCGAGAACTTCCG ACAGTTCTGCACTGGCGAGCACAG AAAAAATGGTTTGCCACAGGGTTTTAAGGGCTGTCAATTCCATAGAGTGATCAAAGATTTCATGATTCAGGGTGGTGACTTCTTGAAG AATGATGGTACTGGATGCATATCAATCTACGGTACCAAATTTGATGATGAGAATTTTATTGCAAAGCATACGGGGCCTGGACTGCTCTCAATG GCAAACAGTGGAGCTAACTCTAATGGATCTCAG TTCTTTATAACATGTGCAAAGTGTGACTGGCTGGACAACAAACATGTGGTCTTTGGG AGAGTGCTCGGGGATGGTCTACTTGTTGTGAGGAAGATTGAAAATGTTGCCACTGGACCGAACAACCGACCAAAGCTTGCCTGCATTATAAGCGAGTGCGGTGAAATGTAA